The genome window GCGAAATCGATTGAAGAGAAGAAAAATACGCTAAACGAATTGGAAAAAACGGAAAAAGCCTATCGTCGCATTTTAAAAGAAATCGATCGCTTTATCTCGGGTGAGCTTTCGAGTGATATTGAAAAGACATTGGATGCGGAGCGGAATGCCCTGCTTTCAAAGCAAACCCAATTGCAAGAGATTATCACCAAGCAAGTAAATGAAAAAGAAATCCAACTGCAGCTGAAAGAAGAGTTGGAAAAAAGCCAACGAAAAATTGAAAAGTTGTCTTCTAATATCAATCGATTAGAAGAGTTTACAAATGAGAAGGAGCTCTATCAAGAAAATAAACGGGTAAAACTGGAGAAGGAAAAACTAAAGGAAGCTAGCCTTAAGGCCGGGGAAGAGATTAGCCAAGCGCACGATGAATTCGTTGAGCTGCAAAGCAAGTGGAATCAAACATATGTAGAATGGAAGCTGCAGGTTGAGCAATCAATAAAGAAGATTGCCTTCTTTAATGAAGAAGCTGCTTTTCCAAATGATAAAACAGGTGAATTATCGGAAGAGGTACCATCATTATCGCCACATATTTTAGAAGAAATCATGGGTAGTATCGATGAGTTAAGAAACTTGCAAAAATCAAAAGAAGAACAAGCACAAGAACTACTCATCAAGCAGACCGAAAAGGCAGGCGAACAGAAGCAACAAAAGAAACTTGAGAAGAAATTGAACGTGCAAAACGAGAAGTGGAAGGACGCTCCAGTTCCGGACGAACCGATCTCTATTTTAGAAAATATGCTGCAGACTGCAAACAAGGATTTGAAGGCAGCAGAAAAAGAAGAACGGGAACAAGGAACGGCAGTCACTGTCGCGGAAACGTCGGTTCAACACGCGATTGTTCAGCGAGACAAGTCTGAGAAAAAGCTAGCGAAGTATGAAAAACAGCCTGAAGCCTGGGAAAACTTGGACTTGGAACTGAAAGCTGTTGAAATTAATGACCAAACGAAGAAAACGAAGGCAGATATTAAGGATACGGAGAAACGCCAGAAGGAATCAGTTGCGAATATTACCGGTTATGAGGGCGATATGTTGACGCTCTCGGTTATCTTGAAGGAAGAAGCGGCTGCCTTCACGGAAGAAGATGTAGAAAAAATTAAGAGTCAAGGAAAGTCCTGTATTCTTAACTGGTGTGAGCAGCATCAAGCCTTAGAGGAAGAAGGCCAAGAAAAGCATGCGAAGATTGAACAATCACTAAGAAATTTAAAACTGACTATCGAAGGAAAAGATTGGGAAATTCGTTTTAAAAATGAAGTGTTGACCACATTGGATCATATGGATACAAGACATTATGACCACATTCAAAGCGTCGTGAAAAATATGAAGCGCTTCTCACAAAGTGGGTTGGAACAATTAGAACGGGACAAGGAAAGAGCGGAAAAGGCACAAAATTTCTGGGCTAGTCGTGCTAGCATGAAAGTGATGAGTATTTCCGAAGCGGTTCGTTCAATGATTGCGAAAATGAAGTTGAAAAATGAACGAGGCACATTCCCACTTGTCCAGCTTAAAGAGGATATATTACCGAAGAAGGCCGAAGAGATCGAAGCCTTGTTAAGACAGCATTTCGTCTCAAGCATAAATCAAATCACGAAGCAATTTGATTTAATTGACGATAATAATCACGCACTAGATCAAGAAATCAAACAACTCGTTAGCGATGAGAAGATCTTATTTGTGTCACTCAGAAATCGTTATCCAGAGCTTCTTGTCTATAACATGCGAACGGATAATGCGTTTATGTACGGAAAACCACAACGGGAGCATTATTCTACATGGCAAACAATTAATCAAGGTTCAAAGACTAAATCGGATGGAAGCGGCGGACAAAAGCTATCTGCTCGCATGGTAATGATGATGATGTTACTATCAGTGAAAAATGAAACAGATCAAAGTTGGGTGCCATTAGTTGTGGACAATCCATTCGGTCAAGCCGCATCTGCTCATGTTCTTGATCCAATCTTCGCTGTTGCAGAAAAACTGAAGTTCCAATTTATCATCGTTACGCCGCCTGAATTGGTCAAAACAGAAATCAGTCAACGATTTGAAGCCTATTATAAACTCGATTTCATTCGAGAAAAAGGGAAAGAAATTATTTCGGACACGATTGTACCAGCATTTCGGATACACCAAGGGTTGAGTGTCTGACAAAAATCAATAAAACAAAAAACTTATATTGGCGAGTCTCTTATAATGAAGCTTAACTAAGGACAAGGGGGACAGTCTCCCCCTTGTCCAATCATATTTAGAACATTGAAGTATTTAAATTCCCAGATTTTACCTTGCTTTATATCGGAAAAAACTCTAGGAAACTTTTCACTTTCAGTCCAGCTGCTCCTAGTATTTTTTATTCTTCATTCTAACTTGTATTGTAAGCGGATTCTTAATAATGGAAAAGAGAAATATTAAAGTTAGGGTTTAAGGCGTATTAAACGAATCTTCTTATTGATAAAGAAAGTATTGAGTACAAAAGGACACACGCTAACACTTTAGCACATTGGAGGACTGAAACTAATATCTGTTGTCCCGTTAATAATCTTATATCCTCTAAATTCAACTTAGGATTAAAGTGCTATTTTTCTCCTTTCATCTTCTTTTATGTAGTATATGTGTTAATATATACGTGAAAAAATTGGGGGAAGTAGGGATGAAATCATGGTTAAGATGCGATTGGTTTTAGGGCTCGTTTTTCTTTTGTTTATCCTTTTTGCTTGTGATGAGAACGCTTCCGAAAATTCGACAGGTGCTGAGGATTCTCATGAGAACGAGCAAGAAGAAACGGAACCAGTAACAGTTGAGGCAGAGGCAGAAGACACAGAAGAAAAGGAAGAGGAATCACAAAAAGAGACAAAAGAGGAGGTTATCGATGAAGATACTGTTGAGAATTTGCCACCGATACCCACTTCATTTGCAGAAGCAGTAGACTATCCATTAACTGGACAATTGGCTGGAGTAGAGTTTATTAATCAGCCGGAAATTATCGAAGTGCTGGATTCGTTTCCAACATTAACCAGTGAAAGCACCGAGGAAGAAGTTGAACATTGGGAACGGTATCTTTGGACATTATTTAAAGAAGATTTTAGTCCTGTAAATGTACCAATTGATCAGTGGGAATCCATGCAATTCAGTGACCCGACTGCTGTAGATAATGAGGGAATTGCAGTACTTGAGAGAAAAGAAACCTACAATATTGCTATTTTATTAGACTCAAGTGGCAGTATGGGAAACTATGAAGGGGAAAGAACAAGAATGGATCTTGCAAAGGAAGCGATTCAGCAATTTGTAGAAAATCTTCCGGAAGAAGCAACTATTTCCCTTGATGTTTATGGACATATTGGAACTGGAAGTAATGCTGATAAAGAAAAATCCTGTTCTAACATAGAAGAAGTTTATCCGCTTTCTACATACAATAGTGACAAATTTTCTAAAGCGTTAAATCAATTTGAGCCGGCAGGATGGACACCGATGGCTAAAGCTATCGAAGTAGTGGAAGGAAAATTGAAGGATTATAATGGGGAAGAAAATACAAATATTATCTATATCGTAAGTGATGGGGTGGAAACATGTGAAGGTGATCCCGTAAAAACCATCCAATCCCTTGCTGAATCCCAAATTGACCCTGTTATAAATATCATTGGCTACCAAGTGGATAATGAAGGGTTGGAGCAATTAAAGGAAATGGCTGAGGCATCTGATGGACGTTATATCAATGCAGCGAACCAAGCAGATCTTGTATCTGAATTCGAGCAGACAGTTGACATGGCGAAAGTCTGGGCAGAATGGAGTAATGATGCTAGAGAGACAATAGCTAAATTATCCAATACTATTCGTGATCAAGTTCTTGATTGGAATAGTATGCAAAAAGAGCTAGCGGATCGCGAAAATGGTAACTTGAATGCAGCAATAAAGTATTTGAATGAAGAGCAAATCATTGATTCTAGTGTCCATCAGGAATTTAAAGGACAGATATTCAATTCTCATATTTCGATTAAGGGAGATATTGCAAATATCTACTTAGATATTGCAGGCACGAATGCTAATGAATTTTTAGATAATTACTTCGGTATTATTGATCGGTACAGGGACAATATTGATTAATTCATTTCACTGGAGTGAGAGAAATGGTTGAAAATTCGTTTGCCAGCCGAACTTTGTAATTCGATAGCTTTTAGTCCTAACCAAAAACTACATTGAAAATTATTTTTATTATAATAACGGGTAAATAACATTCGGGTGCTTTCCTTTAACATATAACAGGAAGGTGTCCTTTTTGTTTTGTTGTAAATGAATAATTTTATAAATTATATATAAAAAATTCTGATAAATTTCTAATATTGATATATAGTTAGATTAGATATTCAAGAATCAGTTATGATCCGTAAAGCGGAAACGAAAGGGGTTAGATAGATGAGTAGAATTATTATAACAACAGAGAGCGGAGCAGATTTACCACTTGAGATGGCTGAGAAACATGCGGTTCAAGTGGTGCCGATGCATGTAATTATGGATGGAAAAGATTATTTAGACGGTTCATTGCCGGTTGAAGATATATATGAATACCATGAGCGAACGAAAAAGATTCCTTCTACAACCGCAACTAATGTCCATGAATATGAGCAGTTCTTCAAGGAGATTAAAGCGAACTATCCGGGTTGTGTCATTATACATATTGGATATACATCTAAGGCATCTTCTTCTTTTCAAAATGCAATGATTGCAACGGAAGAGTTGAATGATATTTACCTAATTGACGCGTTAAACGTAACAGGAGGATTAGCTGCAATTGTGATGTTTGCAGTAGACTTATTGGAAAAAGAACCTATGATAGAACCTAAATACTTAGTAGAAAAAATTGAATTCATCGTTCCGAAATCCAGGCTAGCTTTTGTTCCAGGTAGTTTAGAATTCTTAAAAGCGGGTGGAAGGGTCAGTAATCTTGCTTACCTAGGAGGTGCACTGTTAAAAATCAAGCCTCGTATTGAATTAATAGATGGAAAACTTGTATCTACCAAAAAATATCGCGGGAACATGGGCTCGGTTTCAGAAAAACTAATGCATGATTATTTAAATCAATACGATATAAATAAAAAATATATTTATTTATTATACTCCATCGGCCTTGATGAAAGCATCAAGGTGAGAATGACCAATATCGCAAAAGAATATGGATTTGAAAATATCAAATGGATGCAAGCCGGTGCGATGATCTCTACCCACGCTGGTCCAGGTGGATTCGGAATTGCTGGATTGGAAAAATAGATATATTTCTCTAATTAGCTTCAACCCTTACGATTGGTATCAATGTGATGATTGATCGTTTGGCGAAGATGTTTACATTGAGGAAGATGGGGCGGATGCGTTTATTTTAAGGACAAAATTAATTATCAGTGATAGCTTGGTTAAGTGGCTGCTAACATGGGGAAGTGATGCAAAAGTAATTGATCTACCTGAACCTATCCAGGACTAACCCTAATTTTCTTAAAAAGTTCTTACACGATGTTACCATTTATCTTAAAGTGAAACACCTCGACTAGTATAAAACCGAGTCGAGGTGTTAAAATAAATTACTGAAAGATAGGAGGAACATATGGCATTGTTTTTGCTAAAATCCAAACTAAGAAAAGTACAACCGGAACATGAAAAATCAACTGTAAAATAGAATAGCCAGCAAGGTCTTTTGCCTTGATCCCCAATACACCGAGTAACGGTAACATAAAGAATGGGTTGATCATGTTTGGAAGTGCTTCTGTCGCATTATATACTTGCACGATCCAAGCCATGTTAACATTTAACTCTTTCGCAGCTTCGAGTAAGTAGGGTGCCTCAACAATCCATTTCCCCCCACCTGAAGGTAGAAAGAGTCCTAGAACAGCTGAATAGATTCCTGAAATGAGTGGAAAAGTATTTTCAGTCGAAATGGAAAGAAAGAATTTTACTAATACATCATTAAGTCCTGAATTCATTAAAATTCCAAAAATCCCTGCATATAAGGGGAATTGTATAAGTACGCCACTAATTGCAGGTACCGAGTTAGAGACAGAGTTCAAAAAGTTCCTCGGTGTCCAGTGCAAAAGTAACCCAATCATTAAAAGGATAAAGTTATAATTATTAAGATTTAGTGCTGCGATTGGTCCTAAATCCGCTATGGTATTGCCGATATAAATAAAACCAAGAGCAACTAATAAAATAGTTAATATGGGGCTATATTCAAACCATTCTCCTGGCCTGTCACCCTTCTTCTTTTCAGGGGTTTCTTTTCGGCTATAATCAAGGCCAGCCATTTCTGCAGTCTTTGCCTTGTCTTTATTAGGTGCGGAAACATAGGCAATCCAAATTGACAAGACGGTCAGAACGACAATCATGACTAAGTTTTGCCAAGTGAAAATCGTGTCCGACATAGGAATCGTACCACTAATTTCATACAATTCGGGAGGAATGGAAGCTTTCGTTGCCATTAATAATGCTGCTGATGAGGAAAGTCCTAATGCCCAAATGGCCCCGAGACCTAGAAATCCTGCTGCAGCCATGGCTCGATAGTCGACGCCTTTTACCCGATTACTAATTTCCTTAATTAAGATTCCACTGAATACCAAGCTAAATCCCCAACTAATGAGGGATGTAATTAAGGCGAAGAAAGCTACAAAAGCAATGGCTATCTTCGGTGATTTCGGAATGTCAGCAATTTTTTCAATTAGCTTATGTACAGGTTTTGAAGTAGCTACGACATAACCTGTAATAATAATAAAGGCCATCTGCATTGTAAAAGGAATCAAATCCCAATAGTGCGTTCCAAAATCAACACCAACTTCGACAGGTGTCCTTCCCATTAATAAAGCAATGATTGCAATAATAACAACTGCCATCGCAGCAAAAACATATGCATCTGGAAACCACTTCTCACTCCAATTAGCTAACGAAATACCCATACGTTCCAGACGACCTGATTGTTCTTCTTGTTTTCCATTTTTATTCTCTGGTCCCAATATAAGCACACACCTTTCTACTTATTATCCAATTAATATTAATATAATGACCGATTCACCTGACTAATTGCTTGAGGTTTGATGTACTGCTTTTAAGCTGGAACAACAACTGCTGGTATATCTCCATGTATCCCTGTATTGATAGCACTCGTCTCGCTGGATTATGACCAAGTCCTCTTGTACATAACCGAACTTCATCAATCTGATCTTTATTAATTCCTACTTTATTAACTTTGCGCTCTCCCTAAAACGGAGTTATGACCGCGCTTACAATACTTGCTTCATTATTTCTTATAGTAACTCCTTTCCCTCTATTTATAATATTCTAACTTTATCACAATTATTTTACATTAGGATTACTGATAAGTTAAATGAATATTTAAATTTGTTATATTCATAGTGTGAATAAGTAACGTAATTTTTATAGGTAATAAAGTTAGAGTGTACATCTTGGCTCTATGATAAAAGTATTTTTTCACGACGTATCATGTTTTTAGGAGGAAATCGTGATGATGGAGTTAAGTGAATTACGCATTTTACAGCAGTAGTTAATGATGGTAGCTTCACGAAAGCAGCAAAAAAAAATATTTGTTTCTCAACCTACTTTGAGTCGATCAATTAAAAATTTAGAGACAAAACTTAAAGTAGATTTATTTGAGCGGTCTACACGGAAATTAATTTTAACTGACGCCGGAATTCTAGTCTATCAATAGGCCATATGACGCGGCAAGTATTGATGCTAAAGTAAATAACATATATTCATTGAATGGAGCGGGACAAGGGACAGGTTGCTTGTTCCTAATTGTTTTTATGTAAACTATGGGATGATGAACCTGTCCCCGTGGACTTATCCCCGTGGACTTATATTGCAAATATACTTGATTAAGGATATGTTAGAATATAATTAATACACTGTTTTACCACTGCAGAAAGTAAAATTAGGTATTAATATTTATATGGAGGTATTCCATGAAATCAATCAAGAAATCCGAAAGAATCCTTGGAATTATCAATGTACTGAAAAAATACAGTGATGAAGAAAATGAATTAACATTACAAGAGATTATCGATTATCTGCATGAAGAATTCATTGATGAAGTAGAATTTTCAAAAGTAGCGATTTCGAACGATTTAAAAGAGCTGTCCGATTCTAAGTATGTAGATATCATTATAAATAATGAACGAAATGGTTTACCTAAATATTATAGTTATAAAAACCGGCTAATAGAAATACAGGAACTTCGTTTGCTAATGGACGCCATTTCATCTGCTAGATTCATAACAAAGAAGGATAAGGAAAAAATTCTGGAAAAAATTAAAAGACTGACAAGCTTGTCGTTAGCAAATAATTTACAGAATCAAATATATCTTGAGGATTATGCAATAAGCGGAGCAAATAGAGTAAAATATACAATCTTTACATTACATAATGCCATTCATGAGAAAAAAATAATTCAATTCAAGTATGGAAGATATAATGTTCAAAAGGAATTCACATTAAGTCATAATGGTTTGACAAGAGAGCTTCACCCCTATGCACTCGTGTGGAATAATGACTATTATTACTTGATTGGTAAGTACGTTGGAAAAGAGGATATGGTACATTTACGTGTTGACCGCATGGTTGATGTAAATATGACTGATCAACCTTTCAAAGTGGATGAGCATTTTGACACTTCTGAGTATATGAATCGCCTATTTCATATGTATTCTGGTGCTGAAAAAGATTTGAAGGTTAGAATGAATAATAGTCTTATCAATGTGATGATTGATCGATTTGGAGAAGATGTTTACATTGAGGAAGATGGAGCTAATGCGTTTATTTTAAGGACAAAAGCAATTATCAGTGATGGCTTGGTTAAGTGGCTGCTGACATGGGGAAGTGATGCAAAAGTAATTGATCCACCCGAACTCGTGCAAATGATGAAAGAAGAAAGTGAGAAAATGTACAATATATATAACAATTAACAGACACCCTAATAAAAATGATAAGGGTGTCTGTTTTCTTCTGTACTATAATCCTCTATGTAGAAATCATTTATATAGGGAGTGGTTATCGTAATGAAAAGATTTACTTTTATTATCATGATGTTGGCAGGAGTGGTCCTTGGAGACAGGTTCCTTGACCCAATTAGTTTTTAGGTTAACTATGGGACGATGAACTGTAGTGCACCTGTCCCCACGGACCTTTACAGGAAATTTCATTTTAGTTAGAAGTGTGTTCACAACATTTTTAGGAACATGGTAATTATTGTAAATGCAATCATAGCTATTCTTAAAATGACATTCTGGTCCGATATAATAGGTATATCGTATCAGAGCAAAGAATAAATTAATATAAAAGGAGATTAACAAAATGGCAGGATTTTTAGGGTTTATAGGATTGGTATTATTAGTATGGGGATTGGTTCAAGTATTTCAAAAGGCTAAACGTAAAAAAGG of Oceanobacillus zhaokaii contains these proteins:
- a CDS encoding vWA domain-containing protein, with product MVKMRLVLGLVFLLFILFACDENASENSTGAEDSHENEQEETEPVTVEAEAEDTEEKEEESQKETKEEVIDEDTVENLPPIPTSFAEAVDYPLTGQLAGVEFINQPEIIEVLDSFPTLTSESTEEEVEHWERYLWTLFKEDFSPVNVPIDQWESMQFSDPTAVDNEGIAVLERKETYNIAILLDSSGSMGNYEGERTRMDLAKEAIQQFVENLPEEATISLDVYGHIGTGSNADKEKSCSNIEEVYPLSTYNSDKFSKALNQFEPAGWTPMAKAIEVVEGKLKDYNGEENTNIIYIVSDGVETCEGDPVKTIQSLAESQIDPVINIIGYQVDNEGLEQLKEMAEASDGRYINAANQADLVSEFEQTVDMAKVWAEWSNDARETIAKLSNTIRDQVLDWNSMQKELADRENGNLNAAIKYLNEEQIIDSSVHQEFKGQIFNSHISIKGDIANIYLDIAGTNANEFLDNYFGIIDRYRDNID
- a CDS encoding DegV family protein; translation: MSRIIITTESGADLPLEMAEKHAVQVVPMHVIMDGKDYLDGSLPVEDIYEYHERTKKIPSTTATNVHEYEQFFKEIKANYPGCVIIHIGYTSKASSSFQNAMIATEELNDIYLIDALNVTGGLAAIVMFAVDLLEKEPMIEPKYLVEKIEFIVPKSRLAFVPGSLEFLKAGGRVSNLAYLGGALLKIKPRIELIDGKLVSTKKYRGNMGSVSEKLMHDYLNQYDINKKYIYLLYSIGLDESIKVRMTNIAKEYGFENIKWMQAGAMISTHAGPGGFGIAGLEK
- a CDS encoding short-chain fatty acid transporter, with the protein product MGPENKNGKQEEQSGRLERMGISLANWSEKWFPDAYVFAAMAVVIIAIIALLMGRTPVEVGVDFGTHYWDLIPFTMQMAFIIITGYVVATSKPVHKLIEKIADIPKSPKIAIAFVAFFALITSLISWGFSLVFSGILIKEISNRVKGVDYRAMAAAGFLGLGAIWALGLSSSAALLMATKASIPPELYEISGTIPMSDTIFTWQNLVMIVVLTVLSIWIAYVSAPNKDKAKTAEMAGLDYSRKETPEKKKGDRPGEWFEYSPILTILLVALGFIYIGNTIADLGPIAALNLNNYNFILLMIGLLLHWTPRNFLNSVSNSVPAISGVLIQFPLYAGIFGILMNSGLNDVLVKFFLSISTENTFPLISGIYSAVLGLFLPSGGGKWIVEAPYLLEAAKELNVNMAWIVQVYNATEALPNMINPFFMLPLLGVLGIKAKDLAGYSILQLIFHVPVVLFLVWILAKTMPYVPPIFQ
- a CDS encoding helix-turn-helix transcriptional regulator, whose product is MKSIKKSERILGIINVLKKYSDEENELTLQEIIDYLHEEFIDEVEFSKVAISNDLKELSDSKYVDIIINNERNGLPKYYSYKNRLIEIQELRLLMDAISSARFITKKDKEKILEKIKRLTSLSLANNLQNQIYLEDYAISGANRVKYTIFTLHNAIHEKKIIQFKYGRYNVQKEFTLSHNGLTRELHPYALVWNNDYYYLIGKYVGKEDMVHLRVDRMVDVNMTDQPFKVDEHFDTSEYMNRLFHMYSGAEKDLKVRMNNSLINVMIDRFGEDVYIEEDGANAFILRTKAIISDGLVKWLLTWGSDAKVIDPPELVQMMKEESEKMYNIYNN
- a CDS encoding LysR family transcriptional regulator produces the protein MVASRKQQKKIFVSQPTLSRSIKNLETKLKVDLFERSTRKLILTDAGILVYQ